The Capra hircus breed San Clemente chromosome 25, ASM170441v1, whole genome shotgun sequence nucleotide sequence GACATAGAGGACCATGAGGAGGACGACGATGAAGACTTCCTGGCAGaggtggcagaggaggagaaCGAGCCCCCGGGGCTGTGGTCGGCGGCCTACGGAGTGGGCGATGTGCCTGGGACCTGGGGCCCTGATGACTCGGATTCTGCGCAGACTCCGGAGGGCTGGGGTCTGGACCCCGGCGGGCTCGGGGTCCTGGCCCCGGGGTCTGAGTCGAAGCCCTTTCTGCCGGACCGGGAGCCGGGTACGAGCCTCCTGGCGCCCTGGGCGTTCCCAGCCGCGGTGGCCGCGCCAGCCGGGCGCCCGGAGACGACCTGCGACGTGTGCGGCAAGGTGTTCCCACACCGGTCCCGGCTGGCAAAGCACCAGCGCTACCACGCGGCAGTCAAGCCCTTCGGCTGTGACGAGTGCGGCAAGGGCTTCGTGTACCGCTCGCACCTGGCCATCCACCAGCGCACGCACACCGGCGAGAAGCCCTTCCCGTGCCCAGACTGCGGCAAGCGCTTCGTGTACAAGTCGCACCTGGTCACGCACCGTCGCATCCACACGGGCGAACGGCCTTACCGCTGCGCCTTCTGCGGCGCGGGCTTTGGGCGCCGCTCCTACCTGGTCACGCACCAGCGCACGCACACAGGGGAGCGGCCCTACCCCTGCCCACACTGCGGCCGCAGCTTCAGCCAGAGCTCGGCGCTTGCGCGGCACCAGGCGGTGCACACGGCCGACCGGCCCCACTGCTGCCCCGACTGCGGCCAGGCCTTCCGCCTCCGCGCCGACTTCCAGCGCCATCGACGGGGTGGCGGCTGTGCGGAGCCGGGCAGCGAGGGCCCTCGGCGGGAGCCCTGCAGTGAGACGGGGCCCGCAGCGGGGCCCGAGGAGGCCGAGGCAGGGCCAGAGGGGCTGGAGGGGCCCGAGATCGATGAGGCGGACGGAGAGACTGAGGGAGAAGCCGAGGTGAGAGAGGCGGCGGTGGAGGCACCCACCCCGCGGAGCAAGGACGACCCTGAACCGGACAGGCGGTTTCTGGGGCTGGGCAACGGCCTGGGGGAGGGCGAAGGCCCTTCTTCGCACCCGCTCGGCTTCCACTTTCCCATGCACCCCAAATCTTGGCTCCACCCGGATGGCTTTCCGATCCTGGGCCTCCCGGACTTCGGGGAGCGGCTGCCGGCCGACGGGCGCCCCCTGCCCGGACCCCTGGGGGGCCGGCTCTCCCTGGTGGAGGGCACCGGGCTGGCCTGCGACCCTTTTGGCGGCGGGGCTGGGCCTGGAGGCGCCAGCGGCCTGCGCGCGTTCGGGCCTGCTGTCGGGGGGCTGCTGGCGGAGCCGGCACCCGCCGCGCTAGCCGAGGAGGAGAGCCCGTGGATCTGCTCCGACTGCGGCAAGACGTTCGGGCGTCGCGCGGCTCTGGCCAAGCACCAGCGCTACCACGCAGGCGAGCGGCCGCACCGCTGCGCCGACTGCGGCAAGAGCTTCGTGTACGGTTCGCACCTGGCGCGCCACCGCCGCACGCACACCGGCGAGCGGCCCTTCCCGTGCCCGGAGTGCGGCGCGCGCTTCGCCCGTGGCTCGCACCTGGCGGCGCACGTGCGCGGCCACACGGGGGAGAAGCCCTTCGTCTGCGGCGTGTGCGGCGCGGGCTTCAGCCGGCGCGCGCACCTGACGGCGCACGGGCGCGCGCACACGGGCGAGCGGCCCTACGCGTGCGGCGAGTGCGGCCGCCGCTTCGGGCAGAGCGCGGCGCTGACGCGGCACCAGTGGGCGCACGCCGAGGAGAAGCCGCACCGCTGCCCCGACTGCGGCAAGGGCTTCGGCCACAGCTCGGACTTCAAGCGGCACCGGCGCACGcacacgggcgagaagccctTCCGCTGCACCGACTGCGGCCGCGGCTTCGCGCAGCGCTCCAACCTGGCCAAGCACCGGCGCGGCCACACGGGCGAGCGGCCCTTCCCGTGCCCTGAGTGCGGCAAGCGCTTCTCGCAGCGCTCGGTGCTCGTGACGCACCAGCGCACGCACACGGGCGAGCGGCCCTACGCCTGCGCCAACTGCGGCCGCCGCTTCTCGCAGAGCTCGCACCTGCTCACCCACATGAAGACGCACCGCGGCGCGGCGGGCGCGCCGGTCCAGGCGCCCGCGGCGCCCGTGCCCAAGGCCGAGGCGCCCGCCAAGGGGCTGCCGAGCGCGGGCGCAGGGACCGGGCCCGAGGAGCACGGCAGTACCCTGCTGGAGTTCGCGGGCGGAACGAGCTTTGGCTCCGAGCCGACGGCCGCCTTCGCGGGGCCTTCGGGCGTCTACGAGGAGACCATCCTGTGAGGGCCTGTGACGGAGGCGCAGGCCGCTAGGCCGCCGGCCCTTTGCTCCTCTGGCCTCGGGGGATGCTGAGGGCCCCAGCCTGGTGCGGTGCCTTACCCTCAGCCCCGGTGCACCGGCCTCAGGCTTCCCTCCTGCTCGGCCCTAGAGAACCGGCCGCCGAGCTCGCATGGCCGTgcggggggcgcggggggcgaGGCGAGCCGCGCGCGGAGCCGATGGGGCAGGGGCGGCCACCCCGATGGGAGACTGCGACATCCCTGGATCGATGCGGTGAGGCCACGCGGTGGGGACGGCCGGCGATGTTATTTATTTTACCCGGGTTCGATTTGGGTGGTCCAGGGGAGAGGTGGCATGTGAGTGAGTAACGGGGGTTTAACGTATCGGCGAGGGAGGGGAAGGCCTTGCGTCAAGGGAGGGTGGGGTGGTCGAGGGATTTGGCTGACGACTTCTTCCCATTCCTCAGCGGGAGACTTCAGGGATCTCCTGGCCCTTCAGAGTATGTCCAGGAAACGTTAAGGACTGTGCGTGGCGAGGGGAGACCTCGTGGGTTTTCAGAGGACGGTGTTCCTCCCTAATCCGGGGTGGGGGAAGCAGAGATGCACCTGGGAAAGCTTTTATTCTGTGACCGCGGATATTTGTTTCCAGTGCTTGTATGGCCTGAAGAATctggaaggaggagaaaaaagccAGAAACCAAACCGTGGCCCCATGCAAGGTGGGGTAGGATCGGGTAGCAGGTGTCCACAGGGTCCCCAGGGACCTTGAAGCCTTACTCTCCAGGGTCCTCACTCTGCTCACCCCACTGGAGCGCCGAGATCCAGCCTGGTGGCGTGGGGTTTAGTCTTAACTCCCCCTTGGAATCCTTTGGTGCCCTTACCCTGGGCAGCTGGAGGCACGCACTCAGAGATTCCCCCACAGCGCTGCCTTCGGCTCCCCGGCTCCTCTGCCTGCACGGGGGCGGGACATACAGGGCCCTGCTCTTCTGAGCCCGTGGCTCGCTTAGATCCAATAACCCAGCGTAAAGTGACAGAGGTCGGTAGCAAGGTCGTTTCTTAACATCCCATGATTAGGGCTGTGACCGCCCAGCCCTCTCACCCCAGGCTCCTTTCactctgcctctgttttccttctACGCTAGAAGCCAGCAGTGTTTCTGTTTagattcccatttcacagagtgGGCGGTAAGCCATCCACCTTGGGGGTTCCGACCTGAGCCCGTGGCTCAGTGACTGACCAAGAATCCAACTATGCAAGGCCCGTGGCCAGCACCCACCTTCCAGGCCGGCCGTTTGGAGCCACTAGGTCACCTGCAAGACACCTGCCCCGCCCCACCTTGatgtttttttttggccaataTGAGTGGGGCCAGAAAACCGGAATTTTGAAGCACCCTTATTCTCTTCTAGACCTAGTCCCTTCTGTGTTAGTGTAGATGTGGCCGTGGGGCCTGAGAGCCGGCAGCCAGACTGCTAGAGGCTGGGCAGTAGGAGGCAGCGTAGTCACCGTAGTCGGTGGGTGGGAGGAGGGCCTGGACTGCCGGATGGTGGTGGTGAGAATTAGCCTGGCCGATGGGGGtggagtgggtggggtggggggtgaggaggaCAGGGATTCCCAGGGAGGCACCAGCGGTGTTGGCTGGTGCCCTCTGTCCCTGGCCTCTCTCCCGCTGTGGGAAGGCGCCTCAGGAAGGGCCCAGGGCAAGGTGGGCCAGCCCTGCTTGGCCAGGGTCCGGTCCATGCCCATCCTGCATGGCCCAGCCTTTGAGCACAGACCTGCAGCCCTGCCCCACAGCTGTTGGCAGGAGGAAGGACCTAGCTTTAATAAAGAGTGGACAAACGAGCCTTGTGCCTGGACTCCGTGTTGTTGCCCCTTCTCTGGCCCCTCAGGGAGGCCCTGCAGGGCTTCAGGCCCGTCTTATTTCTGCAGATGATGTTAGGAGTGTCTCTTTTCAGAACCTAGAATTGGCCTGTGCGGAGTCAGCCCAAGAGAGCTTCGACCCGTGCCGCCCGTGTCCACCAGGTCTTTGCGGGAGTCCCCAGCGGGCCTCCACACTGCCACCTACTCCTTGTAACACGCACACCTGTGTTGGGATATAGCCTCTAGGGTTATTTTGGCCAGGCCCCGTTCCTGGCGGTCCAGACCTCTCTCCTGAGGCCCCAGCACCACACAGGTTTATCCAGGCTCACCTGCTCTGTGCAGGCCAGAGCTCACCTCCCTGCACCTCAGACGCCTTCCTTTGAACTGACTCGTTTATTTCTCACCACACGGTGTCCCAGCGCCCAGACCTGACCCTCCCATCCTTTCCCCAGGGAATTGAAAAATACGAACTATGAAGTCAATTCTCTTTTCAAATGTGGTTTGGAAGCATCAGAACAGAACCCAGTATATCAGTAGCAGATGGACATTAAGACCTAGTGTAAACTGGATGGCCCTGAGGAGCTTAACGGCTCTTCAGAAAAGTTATTCCCTGATAGAGCATACAGTTGTCCAGCCAGATACTTGATTTTAGGGGGGAAATAAGGCAATCCTGATGGTTATATAAGAAAAGGTAGACTACCTCCTGGTTTTGAGAGGATTTCCAAATTTCTGGAGTCCTGATTCATTCCACAAATGTCAGTCTAGCATCTCGCATCATGGCCAAGGAGGATCGGAAGCCCCCAGGGCCCCATGAGACATGGGCCGTAAAGGCGGCACTTTGAGAACTGTGAGGTCCTGAGCCCCCTCTGGTCTCCACTTAACCTTTATTGCTTGAATCTTCCCATCCTCCTCCTTTTCTCCTGACACCCTTCCACGTAATCCCTTCAAACATTTCCTtataactttttcttcttttcctaattGGCTACATatggaattaaaatattttgaagttttggattatatttattaaataaagctTTATGATCCTtgttcattatttaatttttccccCTGATTTCAAAACGCATGCTAGTTGTAAAATTTCCAACAGTACAAAAATGAGTTAAGTACCCGCTCTTCCTCTAGCCCCACCGCATCCAGCCATCAGACACCGCGGGTGCTGCAGGCATGGGAGCACGTTTCTTCAcatggaaatgttttaaaactcagGACATGCTTTACATGTTCTATATCACTTGTTTTTTTCATCTAGCCACGATACACGCTTTCTTACCTGACAGAGCTTCCTCACTCTGAACTGTCCCATCGCAGCATCTTCATTTAGTGGATGTACCATCATCACCTGTGGAGCTCCTCCATCAATGGCTGTTAGTTTCCAACTTCTCActgttgcaaacagtgctgcaacaTAGGTTCCTGTACGTGCATCTGTGCAGTTATGTAGATTTTTAAGGTACCAGTTGATATGAGATAAAACCCTGGAAGTGCTGATGCTGGGTCAAAGGGCATTCATACTTAACTTTTGAGATGCAGCTAAATGGCCATGGaggacagcttccctggtggctcagatggtaaagaatctgcctgcaatgtagagacTTGGGTTcgtaggttggaaagatcccctggagaagggaatagcaacccactgcagtatccttgcctggagaattccatggacggaggagcctggacggctgcagtccgtggggtcacaaagagtcagacacgactgagaaattaACACGGCTAACTGCAGCCTGGTGCCATGTTCTCCCAGGACAGCAAGAAAGTGCTGCCAGTCTGTGGCCGCTTCAACACATGCCATCAGCATTCCATTTAACTTGGTTCTGCATTTTACAGAGTGCTGAATGGCTTGcatctatttcttttaaacatataaacatggttttgtaaaagcaaaaacaaaaccttgtggCCTCTGCTAAGTATTTTCTGTGGCTGTGGATAGAAACTATCTCTACCCAGACCGAGTTGGCTTCTCTTGGATTACGGCTCCTTCACTATTTGTGTTTGTGTCCTGTGTTTCCTGCTACAGCCTTTCCTGTGTTTCCCAGAGGGCCCTGAAGCAGGGGGCCAATAGGAAGTCTCCTTTctttctgttcattcattcattcattcattcagcagaatCCTTGAGCAGAACCCCCTACTGGAGTTTCCCTCTGGCTATGCTAGGGGCATGTTCAGTCTTCAAGCTCCTTAAAACATTCTACTTCGCTAACTCAGCACTTTGAAAACTGGATTCT carries:
- the ZNF316 gene encoding zinc finger protein 316, with the protein product MAAPRTTQDSPAAQLERLDGSECGPDQEEDEEEGKGEEVEALEERLVEVVVDADVEVDGTVEAALAEEQSPASGAQECPRGGRDTESPGLQEKALQASWAPATPGDEDLERDGEGDEEEEDEDEVDSLTSGSQGLVTFEDVAVYFSLEEWERLDADQRELYKEVMRENYGILVSLGYPVPKPDLIFRLEQGEEPWVPDSPRPEEGDIVTGVYTGAWFWTDDIEDHEEDDDEDFLAEVAEEENEPPGLWSAAYGVGDVPGTWGPDDSDSAQTPEGWGLDPGGLGVLAPGSESKPFLPDREPGTSLLAPWAFPAAVAAPAGRPETTCDVCGKVFPHRSRLAKHQRYHAAVKPFGCDECGKGFVYRSHLAIHQRTHTGEKPFPCPDCGKRFVYKSHLVTHRRIHTGERPYRCAFCGAGFGRRSYLVTHQRTHTGERPYPCPHCGRSFSQSSALARHQAVHTADRPHCCPDCGQAFRLRADFQRHRRGGGCAEPGSEGPRREPCSETGPAAGPEEAEAGPEGLEGPEIDEADGETEGEAEVREAAVEAPTPRSKDDPEPDRRFLGLGNGLGEGEGPSSHPLGFHFPMHPKSWLHPDGFPILGLPDFGERLPADGRPLPGPLGGRLSLVEGTGLACDPFGGGAGPGGASGLRAFGPAVGGLLAEPAPAALAEEESPWICSDCGKTFGRRAALAKHQRYHAGERPHRCADCGKSFVYGSHLARHRRTHTGERPFPCPECGARFARGSHLAAHVRGHTGEKPFVCGVCGAGFSRRAHLTAHGRAHTGERPYACGECGRRFGQSAALTRHQWAHAEEKPHRCPDCGKGFGHSSDFKRHRRTHTGEKPFRCTDCGRGFAQRSNLAKHRRGHTGERPFPCPECGKRFSQRSVLVTHQRTHTGERPYACANCGRRFSQSSHLLTHMKTHRGAAGAPVQAPAAPVPKAEAPAKGLPSAGAGTGPEEHGSTLLEFAGGTSFGSEPTAAFAGPSGVYEETIL